The proteins below come from a single Spirochaeta isovalerica genomic window:
- a CDS encoding SpoIIE family protein phosphatase: MKIQVRLMLAIVPVLVVIYIVTTIFTSIFSTNLLEEQVRENAKLLSHSYSKQLDSTIEEYFNVGQDLGNAVITSINVETTLQVFIRRYSQFTNVFYTPADGKVFHMAPYRSEFMNFDLSSMNAWRYAYENKLPAVSEPGVYFGRKAVIFFAPAMLAYVLNQEPTVEGIVAMVLPLDELFTHISGVSIGESGSIFVIDGKSRFLYHNDSSLILDSGLEQSPDYAAMEPIVRAMKEQKRGFGTYEGDKGRNYIAFSPVPSARWSLGVYDSYSQINARVSGLVLINLLIMLAGVVAGAVLMYYVVHSVVIPIEQLTEMAKKVSKGDRTVTTDLKTSSEVGVLSRSINIMVSELRDNQRKLEATVEERTMELQRTNEELAQTVEELNASNSTLQRTRDALWTEMELAHKLQTVLLPEKPAIDGYEVAAFVETTETVGGDYFDVIHAEGRDWFLIGDVSGHGVNSGLIMMMVQTSIHVALSQNPTIDPSDLLTIINKTIHNNIHKLGEQRYMTLTVFACHDHGRFLFSGAHLPLICYKKDTGMLEVTETNGTWIGIVDDISGMNDNEPFSLEEGDSLLLYTDGITESVRKSGGDFTQKDLGNLFAELAFLPVDDIVKGIRKEMKNLVFDDDVTIFVVKRVEK; encoded by the coding sequence TTGAAAATTCAGGTCCGCCTGATGCTGGCCATTGTGCCGGTTCTGGTGGTTATTTATATAGTTACGACAATATTCACAAGCATATTCTCAACCAATCTTCTTGAGGAGCAGGTCCGCGAGAACGCCAAGCTACTGAGCCACAGTTATTCCAAGCAGCTTGATTCGACCATCGAGGAGTATTTCAATGTGGGCCAGGACCTGGGCAACGCCGTCATCACGTCCATAAACGTCGAGACGACGCTGCAGGTTTTTATACGACGCTATTCCCAGTTCACCAATGTCTTTTACACCCCGGCCGACGGGAAAGTCTTCCATATGGCTCCCTATCGTTCCGAGTTTATGAATTTCGATCTCAGTTCCATGAACGCCTGGCGTTACGCCTATGAAAACAAGCTTCCGGCCGTATCGGAGCCCGGGGTCTATTTCGGCAGGAAAGCGGTCATCTTTTTCGCACCGGCCATGCTGGCCTATGTCTTGAACCAGGAGCCGACAGTAGAGGGGATCGTAGCCATGGTCCTCCCTCTCGATGAGCTTTTCACCCATATAAGTGGCGTTTCCATCGGAGAAAGCGGATCCATTTTCGTCATAGACGGGAAAAGCCGGTTTCTCTATCACAACGACAGCAGCCTCATCCTGGATTCGGGCCTCGAACAGTCGCCCGACTATGCCGCAATGGAGCCAATTGTGCGTGCCATGAAGGAACAGAAAAGAGGTTTCGGAACTTACGAAGGCGATAAAGGCCGCAATTACATAGCCTTTTCACCCGTTCCATCGGCCCGATGGTCCCTCGGCGTTTACGATTCCTATTCGCAGATTAATGCCCGGGTATCGGGACTCGTGCTTATCAATCTGTTGATAATGCTCGCGGGAGTGGTCGCAGGAGCCGTGCTCATGTACTATGTCGTCCACTCGGTGGTCATACCTATCGAGCAATTGACGGAAATGGCCAAAAAAGTTTCCAAAGGCGACCGGACAGTCACCACAGATCTGAAGACCAGTTCGGAAGTGGGCGTTCTTTCCAGGTCCATAAACATAATGGTTTCCGAATTGAGAGACAATCAGAGAAAACTGGAAGCCACGGTGGAAGAGCGGACAATGGAACTGCAGCGCACCAATGAAGAGCTGGCCCAGACCGTCGAAGAATTAAACGCCTCCAACTCCACGCTCCAGAGAACCCGGGACGCGCTATGGACCGAAATGGAACTGGCGCACAAGCTCCAGACCGTTCTCCTTCCGGAGAAGCCGGCCATAGACGGTTATGAAGTCGCGGCATTCGTTGAGACGACGGAAACCGTAGGCGGGGATTATTTCGACGTCATACACGCCGAAGGCCGTGACTGGTTCCTCATCGGCGACGTGTCGGGGCACGGAGTCAACTCGGGGCTCATCATGATGATGGTTCAGACATCGATACACGTGGCCCTTTCCCAGAATCCCACGATAGATCCTTCGGATCTCCTGACTATCATAAACAAGACCATCCACAATAATATCCACAAACTGGGAGAACAGCGCTATATGACGCTGACCGTTTTCGCCTGCCACGACCACGGAAGATTTTTATTCTCCGGAGCCCATCTCCCCCTGATCTGTTATAAAAAGGATACGGGGATGCTGGAGGTCACGGAAACCAACGGAACCTGGATAGGGATCGTCGATGATATCAGCGGCATGAACGACAACGAGCCCTTCTCTCTCGAAGAGGGGGATTCGCTTCTTCTCTACACGGACGGGATAACCGAGTCGGTGAGAAAATCGGGCGGCGATTTTACCCAGAAGGATCTGGGGAATCTCTTCGCCGAACTGGCCTTTCTGCCGGTCGACGATATAGTCAAGGGAATCAGAAAAGAGATGAAAAATCTCGTATTTGATGATGATGTTACAATCTTCGTGGTTAAGAGAGTCGAGAAATGA
- a CDS encoding GGDEF/EAL domain-containing response regulator, which translates to MEEEKFWKVLIVDDDEQTHLVTKMALRGTEVLERGIEFFDAYDSSQAYEILEQNRDMTVILLDVVMETDHAGLDLVRRIRKELELLSVRIIIRTGQAGEAPELEVIQTYDINDYKMKSELTRTRLVSSLVSAIRSYVQFETLDNNRRGMERIITSSRELFLSKTVSDFSNRVISQIEEILSSTCNVCICLKRKSGMAYVKSANRNYERYIGLSLEELGEEDRASAEKTFSEESPRFIGGKAFLYIPNDHIHSGVIVINADHSISAEEQQLLNVFAVQISVGFENQYLLDRLHKSAYFDPLCQLPNRTSFLDEILRRQSEDKNQNIALIDVIQFSEINNSMGYPVGDSLLRTVAERLSHFCRDKSFIARLGGDTFAIIGPNETVVPEKLLALFGEPFEIGGDLYPVKATIGMIEMDIPDMSPQDLVQKADMALRSAKKAEGVVCHYYDREMDRSAKSRILITKDLKRAIDSDEMLLHFQPQLDLITGKLNGVESLIRWQKGKGELIPPSSFVPVAEQSGLIINIGEIAFRKSLAFLERWIKEGFSPFRIGVNVSVRQFLGDDFQTFLSESVGQYAVDPSLIELEITESILMHDLDKGIRIMKHAKDLGMSIAIDDFGTGFSSLSYLQKLPIDRLKIDRSFIMNLEHDTKAQKLTQMIVQLGKQLNLELIAEGVETEEQLGFLRALECDEVQGFLFSRPLPESDFRSWMNGRTL; encoded by the coding sequence ATGGAAGAAGAGAAATTCTGGAAAGTTCTCATAGTGGATGATGACGAGCAAACTCATCTCGTAACGAAAATGGCGCTCCGGGGCACTGAAGTATTGGAACGCGGCATTGAGTTTTTCGATGCCTATGATTCCAGTCAGGCCTATGAAATCCTCGAGCAGAACCGGGATATGACAGTCATACTCCTGGACGTGGTCATGGAGACTGATCATGCCGGGCTGGATTTGGTCAGGCGGATCAGGAAGGAACTCGAGCTCCTTTCCGTTCGAATCATAATCCGCACGGGACAGGCCGGCGAAGCGCCTGAGCTGGAAGTCATCCAGACCTATGATATCAACGATTATAAAATGAAATCCGAACTGACCCGGACGCGTCTCGTTTCTTCTCTCGTATCGGCTATCCGATCCTACGTGCAGTTCGAAACCCTCGACAATAACAGAAGGGGCATGGAGAGGATCATCACCAGCTCGCGGGAGCTCTTCCTCAGCAAAACAGTATCCGATTTCAGTAATCGGGTCATATCCCAGATAGAGGAGATCCTCAGTTCGACCTGCAATGTCTGCATCTGCCTGAAGAGGAAATCGGGTATGGCCTATGTTAAATCGGCCAACAGGAACTATGAGCGGTATATCGGCCTGTCCCTTGAAGAGCTTGGAGAAGAGGACAGGGCGTCGGCGGAGAAAACCTTCAGCGAGGAATCGCCGCGCTTTATCGGCGGCAAGGCTTTTCTGTATATTCCCAATGACCATATCCACAGCGGAGTCATTGTAATAAACGCCGATCACAGCATCAGCGCGGAAGAGCAGCAGCTTCTCAATGTTTTCGCCGTGCAAATATCCGTCGGTTTCGAAAACCAGTATTTGCTGGACAGGCTTCACAAATCAGCCTATTTCGATCCCCTCTGCCAGCTGCCCAACCGCACCAGTTTTCTGGACGAGATTCTGCGGCGCCAGAGCGAAGATAAAAATCAGAATATAGCCCTCATTGACGTGATCCAGTTCTCGGAAATCAACAATTCCATGGGTTATCCCGTAGGCGACAGTCTCTTGCGAACCGTAGCCGAGAGGCTGAGCCATTTCTGCAGGGATAAGAGCTTTATCGCCCGATTGGGAGGGGACACTTTCGCCATAATAGGGCCGAACGAGACCGTTGTGCCTGAGAAGCTGCTTGCACTGTTCGGCGAGCCTTTTGAAATTGGAGGAGATCTCTATCCCGTCAAGGCGACCATCGGAATGATCGAAATGGACATCCCGGACATGTCACCCCAGGATCTGGTGCAGAAAGCCGATATGGCCCTCCGTTCCGCGAAAAAAGCGGAAGGCGTCGTCTGCCATTACTACGACCGGGAAATGGACCGTTCGGCAAAATCCCGCATTCTCATTACAAAAGATCTTAAACGGGCTATCGACAGTGATGAGATGCTGCTCCATTTTCAGCCGCAGCTTGACCTCATTACCGGTAAACTGAACGGCGTCGAAAGTCTGATACGCTGGCAGAAAGGCAAAGGCGAGCTCATTCCCCCTTCCAGCTTCGTTCCCGTGGCCGAACAGTCGGGACTCATCATCAACATAGGGGAAATCGCTTTCCGTAAATCACTGGCTTTTCTGGAGCGCTGGATCAAAGAAGGGTTCTCCCCATTCCGGATCGGTGTCAATGTCTCGGTTCGACAGTTTCTCGGTGACGATTTTCAGACTTTTCTCAGCGAATCGGTCGGGCAATACGCCGTCGATCCCTCACTCATCGAGCTCGAGATTACCGAAAGCATCCTCATGCATGATCTGGATAAGGGAATCCGCATCATGAAGCACGCGAAGGACCTGGGAATGAGCATCGCCATAGACGATTTCGGAACGGGATTCTCGTCGCTCAGTTATCTGCAGAAGCTTCCCATTGACCGGTTGAAAATAGACCGGTCTTTTATCATGAATCTCGAACATGATACGAAAGCCCAGAAGCTGACGCAGATGATCGTTCAGCTGGGAAAACAGCTCAATCTGGAATTAATCGCCGAAGGGGTGGAAACGGAGGAGCAACTCGGCTTTCTCCGGGCGCTGGAATGCGATGAGGTTCAGGGGTTCCTGTTCAGCCGCCCTCTTCCTGAGTCAGATTTCAGAAGCTGGATGAACGGGAGAACCCTATAG
- a CDS encoding SpoIIE family protein phosphatase, with product MANYHGFVEYEKEFILDKDVTNDICLRLWGSYSSIQLFINGHLIHQSQNWNKDNPHTIGESPFTASIPLQFLKTDSINTIAVKSGTYSGWGGAVLFELGYVNKINRRFKQHIIKDVGVSSISLFIFIYFLFQYLLRKKEKYSLYIALSGLSVSLFIMGFFCHWYSLFNFAFSYWLLTFIGGINMYLLPIHFIHSFFNIKKGMIAKVFTVFYCTLSIFVFLEFSLTNQVFYFVKYIYIFFNLSYILVVPYLFFIGIKAIRQKLEFSKIMFIGILILGISFLLSMLSFASILRFDPPIGEGFFAMIVVFSFVLAKRFAQTHQNLETAHGDLISAANEIRELNDSLEVKVASRTRELSEKNELITESLEYAAQIQQSVLPAREEMVTLFEDYFTLWKPKGIVGGDIYWRHQHEDGFLFAVIDCTGHGVPGALLTMSVTSAMDYIVEQMNIFDPADVLFHLNNIMKGKLNQGSTDPFADDGLEIALVSCTNGMSRLHFAGSKLRLFALEKGEINEYKGSRYSIGFKRSRKDQKFEQHTIHFTEETRFFLTTDGFIEQSGGPKGFGLGWERFRKLLLESRGSMSETGSFLEKSFDDYRNEREQRDDVLVIGFTLDVD from the coding sequence ATGGCGAATTATCATGGTTTTGTCGAATATGAAAAAGAATTCATTTTAGATAAAGATGTCACTAATGATATATGTCTGAGATTATGGGGAAGTTATAGTTCTATACAGTTATTCATAAACGGACATTTGATACATCAATCCCAAAATTGGAATAAGGACAACCCTCATACAATTGGAGAATCCCCTTTTACGGCATCAATTCCCCTCCAATTTTTAAAAACGGACTCGATAAATACTATCGCAGTTAAATCTGGGACTTATAGCGGCTGGGGAGGTGCAGTTTTATTTGAATTAGGCTACGTTAATAAAATTAATAGGAGATTTAAACAGCATATTATCAAAGACGTAGGTGTTTCTTCAATATCACTTTTTATATTCATCTACTTCCTCTTTCAGTATTTACTACGGAAGAAAGAGAAATATTCACTATATATAGCGTTATCAGGATTGTCCGTTTCACTATTTATAATGGGTTTCTTTTGTCACTGGTATAGTCTATTCAATTTTGCATTCTCATATTGGTTACTCACCTTTATAGGTGGCATTAATATGTATCTTCTGCCAATTCACTTTATACATTCCTTTTTTAATATTAAAAAAGGAATGATTGCTAAAGTTTTTACAGTGTTCTATTGCACTTTATCAATATTCGTTTTCTTAGAATTTTCATTAACTAATCAAGTCTTTTATTTTGTTAAATATATATATATTTTTTTTAATTTAAGCTATATCCTTGTTGTCCCTTACTTATTCTTTATAGGCATAAAAGCAATAAGGCAAAAGTTGGAATTTTCTAAAATTATGTTCATAGGAATTCTAATTTTAGGTATTTCTTTTCTTTTAAGTATGCTTTCATTTGCTTCTATTTTAAGATTTGACCCCCCGATCGGAGAAGGCTTCTTCGCCATGATCGTCGTCTTCTCCTTCGTTCTGGCCAAACGCTTCGCCCAGACCCATCAAAACCTCGAAACAGCTCACGGAGACCTCATCTCCGCCGCCAACGAGATCAGGGAGCTCAACGATTCCCTTGAAGTAAAAGTCGCGAGCCGGACCCGGGAGCTGAGCGAAAAGAACGAGCTCATTACCGAGAGCCTGGAGTACGCAGCGCAGATCCAGCAGTCCGTCCTCCCTGCACGGGAAGAGATGGTCACCCTTTTCGAAGATTATTTCACTCTATGGAAACCCAAGGGAATCGTGGGAGGCGACATATACTGGCGCCATCAGCATGAAGACGGATTTCTCTTCGCCGTGATTGACTGCACGGGCCACGGCGTGCCCGGCGCCCTTCTCACCATGTCAGTAACCTCCGCTATGGATTATATCGTCGAGCAGATGAACATCTTTGATCCCGCCGATGTGCTCTTTCATCTCAACAATATAATGAAAGGCAAGCTCAACCAGGGCAGTACCGACCCCTTTGCTGACGACGGACTGGAAATCGCTCTGGTGTCCTGTACAAACGGAATGAGTCGACTCCACTTCGCCGGTTCCAAATTGAGGCTGTTCGCATTGGAAAAAGGGGAAATAAACGAGTACAAGGGAAGCAGATATTCCATCGGATTCAAGCGTTCCAGGAAAGATCAGAAATTCGAACAGCATACAATCCATTTTACCGAAGAGACGCGGTTCTTCCTGACAACCGACGGATTTATCGAACAGAGCGGAGGTCCCAAGGGGTTCGGTCTGGGATGGGAGAGATTCAGAAAGCTATTGCTGGAAAGCCGCGGTTCCATGAGCGAAACCGGAAGCTTTCTGGAAAAAAGCTTCGACGATTACAGAAACGAAAGAGAACAGAGAGACGACGTTCTTGTAATCGGATTCACTTTGGATGTAGACTAA
- a CDS encoding DUF1987 domain-containing protein, with protein MSDTIDIEKKKSTPRIQFFPDTGSLLIEGESYPENATAFYGPVIRRIEEYLGNSKTGIDLDIKLLYINTSSSKALLMLFDMLEEAHSKGLSSRVRWFYDEENELACEIGEDLSYGLKLPFSIEPAGQA; from the coding sequence ATGTCGGACACTATAGATATAGAAAAAAAGAAATCTACCCCTCGGATCCAGTTTTTTCCGGACACTGGCTCACTCCTCATAGAAGGAGAATCCTATCCGGAAAACGCCACGGCTTTTTACGGACCGGTCATCCGTCGGATAGAAGAATATCTCGGAAACTCCAAAACGGGCATTGATCTGGATATAAAGCTCCTCTATATCAACACGAGCAGTTCAAAGGCTTTGCTTATGCTGTTCGATATGCTGGAAGAAGCGCATAGCAAGGGGCTGAGCAGCCGAGTCCGCTGGTTTTACGATGAGGAAAACGAGCTGGCCTGCGAGATCGGGGAAGATCTCAGCTACGGTTTAAAGCTCCCCTTTTCAATAGAACCGGCCGGTCAGGCCTGA
- a CDS encoding SiaB family protein kinase, which translates to MKPEELVKFYRDLNEEGIYLSYQGPLWQELLEELNGLIKSKVKNHMKPGLYSKYMTLFVEMVQNIIRYSTSRSALTPEGEISYGIVVVGSQDGQNYILTGNTIDSYHKEVLKKSLERLQGQDRDSLAAMFKKQLRGEVHERGRGAGLGLIDIFRRSDKVEYSFVPMGDDRDFFALKVQFYDQA; encoded by the coding sequence ATGAAGCCTGAAGAACTGGTTAAATTTTACAGAGACCTGAATGAAGAAGGTATCTATCTGAGCTATCAGGGGCCCCTGTGGCAGGAGCTTCTGGAAGAGCTGAACGGGTTGATCAAAAGCAAAGTTAAAAATCATATGAAACCGGGGCTGTACAGCAAATACATGACTCTTTTTGTCGAGATGGTTCAGAATATCATAAGGTATTCCACTTCCCGGTCGGCTCTTACTCCCGAAGGCGAGATAAGTTACGGAATCGTCGTGGTCGGCTCACAGGACGGACAGAATTACATTCTGACCGGCAATACGATCGATTCGTACCACAAAGAGGTTCTGAAAAAATCATTGGAGAGGCTGCAGGGGCAGGACCGGGATTCGCTGGCCGCCATGTTCAAGAAGCAGCTGAGGGGAGAAGTCCATGAGCGCGGCCGGGGCGCGGGCCTGGGGCTTATCGATATTTTCAGGCGTTCCGATAAAGTGGAATATTCCTTTGTTCCGATGGGGGATGACCGTGATTTTTTCGCCTTGAAGGTGCAGTTTTACGATCAGGCCTGA
- a CDS encoding GGDEF domain-containing protein yields the protein MKDSKNDITLFHLEEKYLARAKELLEKRDQEEIDWRQSFEEMTGQYAKLLNHTHKLIKISDHAQKSLQKANSKIQIMADTDELTGLPNRRGSEKLLDSIIRKSRAFDVPIALFLLDVDHFKKINDSWGHSAGDKVLKELSELMKVNLRNRDILGRWGGEEFLMVLSETDLVGARILSEKIRDLIEKKPVEWEGEEIRVTMSMGGVMYDGKNSPDRNLDHADQALYRSKNTGRNRISFYEA from the coding sequence ATGAAGGACAGTAAGAACGATATAACTCTTTTTCATCTCGAAGAGAAGTATCTAGCACGTGCGAAGGAACTGCTCGAAAAGCGGGACCAAGAAGAGATTGACTGGCGCCAGTCGTTCGAGGAAATGACCGGCCAGTATGCCAAATTGCTCAATCATACTCACAAACTGATCAAGATTAGCGATCACGCCCAGAAGAGCCTGCAAAAAGCGAACAGTAAAATTCAGATAATGGCCGATACGGACGAGCTGACGGGACTGCCTAACCGGAGAGGATCGGAAAAACTGCTGGATAGCATAATCAGGAAGAGCCGGGCTTTCGATGTGCCCATAGCTCTCTTTCTGCTCGACGTCGATCATTTTAAAAAGATTAACGATTCGTGGGGCCATTCTGCCGGAGACAAGGTTCTTAAAGAGCTGTCGGAACTGATGAAGGTCAATCTCAGGAACAGGGACATCCTGGGACGCTGGGGAGGCGAAGAATTTCTTATGGTCCTTTCTGAAACTGATCTGGTGGGAGCGAGAATCCTTTCCGAAAAAATCCGGGACCTCATTGAAAAAAAACCCGTTGAATGGGAAGGAGAGGAGATCCGCGTGACCATGTCCATGGGCGGCGTCATGTACGACGGAAAGAACAGTCCCGACAGGAATCTCGACCATGCGGACCAGGCTCTGTACAGAAGCAAAAATACGGGGCGCAACAGGATAAGCTTTTATGAAGCCTGA
- a CDS encoding C1 family peptidase yields MNKLTKSFLEEISKFKDTKWIAELNLFDGSFMDDLSRMAGFLPDPGKLSLEERLERGLRNWLDHKEKIDTPTGREREPKPYPSSFSWLDAGGASYVTSVKNQKFCNSCVAFGTLAVVESMARLELKKPVCPGGTKCPPELSEAQLFFKSPGEHNCLTGWNLSGALSYLQETGVIPESDFPYEHDCDDKPLPSGWRKKRTVISGDVTLETHYDMKNWIAHKGPLISAVQLHPGLFFYKSGVYHPLTDFSLGGHCVAVVGYDDEEEAWLCKNSWGPHWGEKGYFRIAYGHCGIDSQMIGIEGFKTIYTV; encoded by the coding sequence ATGAACAAATTGACTAAAAGCTTTCTCGAAGAGATATCCAAATTCAAAGATACAAAATGGATCGCCGAACTGAACCTTTTCGACGGTTCCTTTATGGACGACTTGTCCAGAATGGCCGGCTTTCTTCCTGATCCCGGGAAACTCTCCCTGGAGGAGCGTCTGGAAAGAGGATTGAGGAACTGGCTGGATCACAAGGAAAAAATAGATACTCCGACAGGACGGGAGAGGGAGCCCAAACCCTACCCATCCTCATTCTCCTGGCTCGATGCCGGAGGTGCCAGTTACGTCACTTCCGTGAAGAACCAGAAGTTCTGCAATTCATGCGTCGCTTTCGGAACGCTTGCCGTCGTCGAATCTATGGCCCGCCTGGAATTGAAAAAACCTGTCTGTCCCGGCGGGACGAAATGCCCTCCTGAGCTTTCGGAAGCCCAGCTCTTTTTCAAGAGTCCGGGAGAGCACAATTGCCTGACCGGCTGGAACCTGAGCGGAGCCCTGTCCTATCTGCAGGAAACGGGCGTCATTCCCGAATCGGATTTTCCCTACGAACACGATTGCGATGATAAGCCGCTGCCTTCAGGATGGCGGAAGAAGAGGACGGTTATCAGCGGGGACGTGACCCTGGAAACCCATTACGACATGAAAAACTGGATCGCCCACAAGGGGCCGCTTATATCAGCGGTACAGCTGCATCCCGGGCTGTTCTTCTACAAAAGCGGCGTATACCACCCCCTGACGGACTTCTCGCTGGGGGGACACTGCGTCGCCGTTGTCGGTTACGACGATGAAGAGGAAGCCTGGCTCTGCAAGAATTCCTGGGGCCCACATTGGGGAGAAAAGGGATATTTCCGAATCGCTTACGGCCATTGCGGCATCGATTCGCAGATGATAGGCATAGAGGGGTTCAAGACTATTTACACCGTCTGA
- a CDS encoding class I SAM-dependent methyltransferase: MTDKQLNDKSIWDEIYRKTENKPGWDLPGADPNMTDLIGKHGGKDDSMRILDVGCGNGRNAPVAESLGAAYCGTDFSSSAVAHCRELYPDRDFYIQDICADLEGTELGESGPYDVVMDCGCFHAIPPQQRGAYIANAALLCRPGGLLVIGSWHRGEGVDGNDPQYYPYLYLSEWFFNAGDIESLFGNTFELIDSRVDRDVYPGMFDGFAYFALRRCK; this comes from the coding sequence ATGACTGATAAACAGCTCAACGACAAATCCATCTGGGATGAGATATACAGAAAAACGGAAAACAAGCCGGGCTGGGATCTCCCCGGTGCCGATCCCAACATGACGGATCTCATCGGGAAGCATGGCGGGAAAGACGATTCCATGAGGATTCTTGATGTGGGCTGCGGCAACGGGCGCAACGCACCGGTCGCAGAATCGCTGGGAGCCGCATATTGCGGCACCGATTTCTCTTCAAGCGCCGTTGCCCACTGCCGGGAACTGTATCCGGACAGGGATTTTTATATCCAGGACATATGCGCCGATCTGGAAGGAACGGAACTGGGCGAATCGGGACCTTATGACGTGGTAATGGACTGCGGATGCTTCCACGCCATCCCTCCCCAACAGCGCGGGGCCTACATAGCCAATGCCGCCCTGCTGTGCCGCCCGGGAGGACTGTTGGTTATCGGCTCCTGGCACAGAGGGGAAGGGGTGGACGGAAATGATCCCCAATACTACCCCTACCTCTACCTGAGCGAATGGTTCTTCAATGCCGGCGATATCGAATCCCTCTTCGGTAACACCTTCGAACTGATAGACAGCCGCGTGGACAGGGATGTCTATCCCGGCATGTTCGACGGTTTCGCCTATTTCGCTCTCAGACGGTGTAAATAG